The Bacteroidales bacterium genome has a segment encoding these proteins:
- a CDS encoding polyprenol monophosphomannose synthase — MAEKLVIIPTYNEKENIEKIIRYVFNLKHDFHILVVEDGSPDGTAAIVKRLMQEFPEQLHIQERKGKLGLGTAYIHGFRWALERKYQYIIEMDADFSHSPDDLSRLVEACENGADVAIGSRYVDNVIRVVNWPMGRVLMSYFASKYVKVITGLKITDSTAGFVCYTRRVLETIDLSKIKFIGYAFQIEMKFTATKLGFKVVEVPIIFTDRKEGTSKMNAGIFKEAIFGVIKLRFKKIEPAAGKAKDKTQIPKDK, encoded by the coding sequence ATGGCAGAAAAACTGGTCATCATTCCCACCTACAACGAAAAGGAAAACATCGAAAAGATCATCCGGTATGTTTTCAACCTTAAGCACGATTTTCATATTCTGGTTGTCGAAGATGGTTCGCCCGACGGCACCGCAGCTATCGTAAAGCGACTGATGCAGGAGTTTCCGGAGCAGCTCCACATTCAGGAGCGAAAGGGAAAACTTGGACTTGGCACTGCCTATATCCATGGTTTCAGGTGGGCGCTGGAGCGCAAATATCAATACATCATTGAGATGGACGCCGACTTTTCTCACAGCCCCGACGATCTCTCGCGCCTGGTGGAAGCGTGCGAAAATGGCGCCGACGTGGCCATCGGTTCGCGCTATGTGGACAATGTGATCCGTGTGGTAAACTGGCCCATGGGACGTGTGTTGATGTCGTACTTTGCCTCCAAATACGTGAAAGTTATCACCGGTTTAAAGATTACCGACTCTACCGCCGGTTTTGTTTGCTACACCCGCCGCGTGCTCGAAACCATCGACCTGAGCAAGATCAAATTTATCGGATATGCTTTTCAGATAGAGATGAAATTTACGGCCACCAAACTGGGCTTTAAGGTAGTAGAGGTGCCCATCATCTTCACCGACCGCAAAGAAGGAACCTCCAAGATGAACGCCGGCATTTTTAAAGAAGCGATCTTTGGCGTTATCAAATTAAGGTTTAAAAAGATAGAGCCTGCCGCCGGAAAGGCAAAAGACAAAACCCAAATTCCAAAAGACAAATAA
- a CDS encoding phospholipase D-like domain-containing protein — protein MRNSLLTLLFLFGIFTLGFAQNTILEARGMSIGSTITVKGIATNGSEMDPIRYLQDQTAGIAAYGSKVTGVNRGDTITVTGTLKNYNQLLEIDPVTTVVINSTGNPVPQPIVLTPNQIAEAYEGMLVKINHVIFIDAGQLFTGNTKYQFSANGQSGFIYVKNGQNMVGTVIPTGEVDITAICSQFHYSNPYDGYQLLPRDLDDISLTSAIYLTGTLSNTDFTKSSLSFHWSTNVAGTTELFYGSTAESVADNHTSISGSSMDHQLQVSDLNAGEITWVQAFSVSGNDTAYSAVTSFATISNSSGEMIAYFNSPVDVSYSNGVNAIYLPSTMDDTLISYINRAKYTIDFTIYNFNNSGISNISNALKAAANRGVRVRVIGCGTTANMGIDELLNSAVHVLIGPSGYQRTGIMHNKFIVFDAHSPNPNDPLVWTGSTNFTNSQINLDANNVIIVQDQSLARTYQIEFEEMWGSYGDEPNSAKALFGSFKRNNTPHEFVIGGKYVECFFSPSDGVNAKIVEVINTADNDLSIATMLMTRTEMAQAIADRKTAGVEVNVITDSEGNNSTTVNSILSAALSTHFTFDYVSTGMLHHKYMILDQYAPASDPMVFTGSHNWSAAADNDNDENTLIIHDATLANIYYQQFVHRFTENNGMLIELTEPPTAINDSMVINIDQLLAVAVMDNDIIQAPVTLSIETPATQGDSYIPFANPNIINYMPDQGFLGYDSITYKIAYQAEPDLFAYGKIYIHVIDDSGIEDAYLQSTLDIFPNPATDELTVQIPEEIRGATTVSFYNLLGEEILQRSMTNGEQKMVLNIKSAKLSPGVYLVKVVNGERLAMKKLVIQ, from the coding sequence ATGAGAAATTCATTACTTACTCTTTTATTTTTATTTGGCATTTTCACCTTAGGCTTTGCGCAAAATACTATTCTCGAAGCCCGCGGAATGTCCATAGGCTCCACAATTACCGTTAAAGGTATTGCTACCAATGGATCGGAGATGGACCCTATTCGTTATCTTCAAGACCAAACCGCCGGCATTGCTGCTTATGGTTCAAAGGTTACCGGCGTAAATCGTGGCGATACCATTACCGTTACCGGTACCCTGAAAAATTACAACCAGCTTCTGGAAATTGATCCGGTGACCACTGTGGTTATTAATTCTACCGGAAATCCAGTGCCACAGCCTATTGTGCTTACACCCAACCAAATTGCTGAAGCATACGAAGGGATGCTGGTGAAAATAAACCATGTTATTTTTATTGATGCCGGGCAGCTCTTTACTGGAAACACCAAATATCAATTCAGCGCCAACGGCCAATCAGGGTTTATTTATGTTAAAAATGGCCAAAATATGGTGGGTACCGTTATCCCTACAGGCGAAGTAGATATTACAGCCATCTGCTCGCAATTTCATTATTCCAATCCTTACGACGGTTATCAATTGCTGCCCCGTGACCTGGATGATATCTCCCTGACCAGCGCCATTTATCTCACCGGCACTTTGAGCAATACTGATTTCACCAAGAGTTCGCTTAGCTTTCACTGGAGCACCAATGTGGCAGGAACCACCGAATTGTTTTACGGCTCAACTGCCGAATCGGTTGCCGACAACCACACTTCCATTTCTGGAAGTTCGATGGATCACCAACTTCAGGTTTCTGATTTGAATGCAGGCGAAATTACCTGGGTGCAGGCCTTTTCGGTGAGTGGAAACGATACAGCATATTCAGCCGTAACCTCCTTTGCAACCATCTCTAATTCGAGTGGCGAAATGATCGCCTACTTCAACTCACCTGTCGATGTTTCTTATTCTAATGGGGTAAACGCCATTTATCTTCCGTCTACCATGGACGATACGCTCATCAGCTATATCAATCGCGCAAAATACACCATCGACTTCACCATTTATAATTTTAACAACAGTGGCATTAGCAACATCAGTAATGCCTTGAAAGCTGCTGCCAACCGCGGCGTGCGAGTGCGGGTGATTGGTTGCGGAACCACCGCCAATATGGGTATTGATGAACTGCTCAACTCGGCCGTTCATGTGCTTATCGGTCCATCAGGTTATCAGCGCACCGGCATCATGCACAACAAGTTTATTGTTTTCGACGCACACTCCCCCAATCCCAACGATCCGCTGGTATGGACGGGATCTACCAACTTTACCAATAGCCAGATTAACCTGGATGCCAACAATGTGATTATTGTTCAGGACCAGAGTCTGGCGCGCACTTACCAGATCGAATTTGAAGAAATGTGGGGATCGTATGGTGACGAGCCAAATTCAGCCAAAGCACTTTTTGGTTCATTCAAAAGAAATAATACGCCGCACGAGTTTGTTATCGGAGGCAAATATGTAGAGTGTTTCTTTAGTCCTTCTGACGGGGTAAACGCTAAAATTGTGGAAGTAATCAATACCGCCGACAACGATCTGAGCATTGCTACCATGCTGATGACACGCACGGAAATGGCCCAGGCCATCGCCGATCGCAAAACAGCCGGTGTGGAGGTAAATGTGATTACCGACAGCGAAGGCAATAATAGTACTACGGTCAATAGTATTCTTTCGGCTGCTTTGTCGACACATTTTACCTTTGATTATGTTTCAACTGGCATGCTGCACCACAAATACATGATTTTGGATCAATATGCTCCCGCTTCCGACCCGATGGTTTTCACCGGTTCACACAACTGGAGCGCCGCCGCCGACAATGACAATGATGAGAACACCCTCATTATTCATGATGCAACGCTTGCCAATATCTATTATCAGCAATTCGTACATCGCTTTACGGAAAATAACGGAATGCTCATCGAACTCACCGAGCCGCCCACAGCTATCAATGATTCGATGGTTATCAATATCGATCAACTGCTGGCGGTTGCAGTTATGGACAACGACATTATTCAGGCTCCCGTTACCCTTAGTATCGAGACCCCTGCTACACAAGGCGATTCCTACATTCCTTTTGCAAATCCCAATATCATCAACTATATGCCCGATCAGGGATTTCTTGGTTATGATTCTATCACCTACAAAATTGCCTATCAGGCTGAGCCGGATTTATTTGCTTATGGCAAAATTTACATCCATGTAATCGACGACAGCGGTATTGAAGATGCTTACCTGCAGAGCACGCTGGATATCTTCCCAAATCCTGCTACCGACGAGCTGACTGTTCAGATACCCGAGGAGATCAGAGGAGCAACGACTGTTTCGTTTTATAATCTCTTAGGCGAGGAGATCTTGCAGCGAAGCATGACAAACGGAGAACAAAAGATGGTTTTAAATATAAAAAGTGCCAAGCTCAGTCCGGGAGTCTATCTTGTAAAAGTTGTTAACGGAGAGAGACTGGCGATGAAAAAACTCGTAATTCAATAA
- a CDS encoding dihydroorotase — protein MSYIITNAKIVNEGEIFKGSVLVRDGMIEKVLRHDEDFYKHQYHAHEFVDAKGKYLIPGVIDDQVHFREPGLTHKADIATESKAAVAGGITSFMEMPNTIPNTLTQELLEEKYALAAEKSLANYSFYMGASNDNLEEIKKTNPQNVCGIKVFMGASTGNMLVDNPQTLEAIFAEAPCLVAVHCEDEATIRHNLQQATEKHGDKVPVTMHPDIRSAEACYRSSSFAVELARKHNTRLHVLHLSTARETELFDNKIPLEQKRITAEVCVHHLIFSAEDYMHKGNYIKWNPAIKTIGDKLGLFNAMLDNRLDVIATDHAPHTIAEKEQSYLKAPSGGPLVQHALPAMIEFSLRGKITLQRIVEKMCHAPALCFKVQKRGFIREGYHADLVLIDIDNPWLVSKSNILYKCGWSPFEGQVFSSRVLYTFVNGNLVYNRGTFYEQFKGERLLFDR, from the coding sequence ATGAGTTACATAATTACCAATGCAAAGATTGTAAATGAAGGTGAAATTTTCAAAGGTTCCGTTCTGGTGCGCGACGGGATGATAGAAAAGGTGCTTCGGCACGACGAGGATTTCTACAAACATCAATATCATGCGCATGAGTTTGTCGATGCAAAAGGCAAATATTTGATCCCCGGCGTTATCGACGATCAGGTGCATTTCCGTGAGCCCGGCCTTACCCACAAAGCCGACATTGCCACCGAGAGTAAAGCTGCCGTTGCAGGTGGCATCACTTCATTTATGGAAATGCCCAACACCATTCCCAACACGCTGACCCAGGAGTTGCTTGAAGAAAAGTATGCGCTCGCTGCCGAAAAGTCGCTTGCCAACTATTCGTTTTACATGGGTGCTTCCAATGATAATCTGGAAGAGATCAAAAAGACCAACCCGCAAAATGTGTGTGGCATCAAAGTTTTTATGGGCGCTTCTACCGGCAACATGTTGGTGGATAATCCGCAGACGCTCGAAGCCATTTTCGCGGAAGCGCCTTGTCTGGTGGCCGTCCATTGCGAAGACGAAGCTACCATCCGCCACAATTTGCAACAGGCCACCGAAAAACACGGCGACAAGGTGCCTGTGACGATGCATCCCGACATACGCAGTGCCGAAGCCTGCTACCGTTCCTCTTCTTTTGCGGTGGAGCTGGCGCGCAAACACAACACTCGCTTGCATGTGCTGCACCTCTCCACGGCACGCGAAACGGAGTTATTTGATAATAAAATTCCATTGGAACAAAAGCGGATTACTGCCGAAGTGTGTGTGCATCATCTTATCTTTTCGGCGGAAGACTACATGCACAAAGGCAACTATATCAAATGGAATCCGGCCATCAAAACCATCGGCGACAAGCTGGGGCTTTTTAATGCCATGCTCGACAACCGGCTGGACGTAATTGCCACCGACCACGCCCCACATACCATCGCCGAAAAAGAGCAATCCTACCTCAAGGCGCCTTCGGGCGGGCCGCTGGTGCAACATGCGCTGCCGGCCATGATCGAGTTTAGCCTGCGTGGCAAGATCACCCTTCAGCGCATCGTGGAGAAGATGTGTCACGCGCCAGCATTATGTTTTAAGGTGCAAAAGCGGGGCTTTATCCGTGAAGGCTACCATGCCGATCTGGTGCTCATCGATATCGACAACCCCTGGCTGGTGAGCAAATCCAACATATTATACAAATGTGGATGGTCGCCTTTTGAAGGGCAGGTCTTCAGCAGCCGCGTGCTTTATACTTTTGTTAATGGCAATCTCGTTTACAATCGCGGGA